In one window of Pristiophorus japonicus isolate sPriJap1 chromosome 9, sPriJap1.hap1, whole genome shotgun sequence DNA:
- the LOC139273632 gene encoding zinc finger protein 229-like, translating to MEIPWKCGDCGIGFNYPSLLETHRRSHTGERPFTCPVCEKGFTQLSGLLAHQRVHTGERPFTCSICGKGFTQLSGLLAHQRVHTGERPFTYPVCEKGFTQLSGLLAHQRVHSGERPFTCPVCEKGFTQVSGLLAHQRVHTGERPFTCSICGKGFTQLSGLLAHQRVHTGERPFTCPVCEKGFTQLSGLLAHQRVHTGERPFTCSICGKGFTQLSGLLAHQRVHTGERPFTCPVCEKGFTQLSGLLAH from the coding sequence ATGGAgataccgtggaaatgtggggactgtgggatagGATTTAATTACCCATccctgctggaaactcatcgacgcagtcacaccggggagaggccgttcacctgccctgtgtgtgagaagggatttactcagttatctggcctactggcacaccagcgagttcacactggggagaggccgttcacctgctctatttgtgggaagggattcactcagttatctggcctactggcacaccagcgagttcacactggggagaggccgttcacctaccctgtgtgtgagaagggatttactcagttatctggcctactggcacaccagcgagttcactctggggagaggccgttcacctgccctgtgtgtgagaagggattcactcaggtatctggcctactggcacaccagcgagttcacactggggagaggccattcacctgctctatttgtgggaagggatttactcagttatctggcctactggcacaccagcgagttcacactggggagaggccgttcacctgccctgtgtgtgagaagggattcactcagttatctggcctactggcacaccagcgagttcacactggggagaggccgttcacctgctctatttgtgggaagggattcactcagttatctggcctattggcacaccagcgagttcacactggggagaggccgttcacctgccctgtgtgtgagaagggattcactcagttatctggcctactggcacactag
- the LOC139273649 gene encoding zinc finger protein 239-like codes for MCGRGFTQSDIVLTHQQVHTGEKLFTCSMCDKGFAWLSNLLTHKRVHTGMRPFTCSVCGKGYARLAIFQKHQRIHFGERPFSCSVCGKGFAVSSNLLAHNKQIHTKERPFPCSVCGKGFTQSSDYLKHQRVHN; via the coding sequence atgtgtggcagGGGTTTTACTCAGTCAGATATCGTGTTGACacatcagcaagttcacactggggagaagctgttcacATGCTCCATGTGTGATAAGGGATTCGCttggttatccaacctgctgacacacaaacgagttcacactgggatgaggccattcacctgctccgtctgtGGGAAGGGATACGCTCGGTTAGCCATTTTCCagaaacaccagcgaattcactttggagagaggccgttcagctgttctgtctgtgggaagggattcgctgtgtcatccaacttgctggcacacaacaagcaaATTCACACGAAGGAGAGGCCGTTcccttgctctgtgtgtgggaagggattcactcagtcatccgactacctgaaacaccagcgagttcacaattga